The proteins below are encoded in one region of Numida meleagris isolate 19003 breed g44 Domestic line unplaced genomic scaffold, NumMel1.0 unplaced_Scaffold208, whole genome shotgun sequence:
- the MANSC1 gene encoding MANSC domain-containing protein 1 isoform X2: MEVRGLPLCLLAVTCAVPALSLGQGCAAQRMDNAIIDINLSLPMGIRGVEPVHISTPEACIHACCLGKKLSGDKKCNFVIFDAQRASTQPNCYLFHCPSTEACLMKRAMGLVSYKIGQDTDALEDTSFKNEDFHSNERSIPSDARTFISQSQASHQNRTTALQQFVFHQASEVLNHTAKHVDNTEFRTIFPESQWADNPKSLDPLPRQTVINPPPNTSSAVQIGNPSALFSTTQSSVPSPSSTTVTPLPTSTVRLKSYTTSLLIGGAKPSTVTTTTTFMLTARAEPGIPAASIAATHVLSSPTTSASTSTAKWVTSNPVTATSSAGLRSSSIPPEPTVVSTNYTSRVTFVSFSGFALSSIASPIASQNNHQDYDPSDSEGNLSENVQTRKGFVQLEDKSRLVAALLFGVIFLLLVIALMGKKMHESLQKRQYTRLDYLINGMYADV; encoded by the exons ATGGAGGTACGTGGTCTCCCGCTCTGTCTGCTGGCCGTCACTTGCGCGGTGCCTGCGCTGAGCCTGGGCCAGGGCTGTGCCGCGCAGCGAATGGACAACGCCATCATCGATATAAACTTGTCTCTCCCCATGGGTATCCGAGGTGTGGAACCGGTGCACATTTCAACACCAGAGGCTTGTATACATGCCTGCTGCTTGGGAAAAAAGCTGTCAG GAGACAAGAAATGTAACTTTGTGATTTTTGATGCTCAAAGGGCAAGCACACAGCCAAACTGCTACCTGTTTCATTGCCCTAGCACAGAGGCTTGTCTGATGAAACGTGCAATGGGACTTGTGAGCTACAAGATAGGTCAAG aCACCGATGCCCTGGAGGACACATCCTTCAAAAATGAGGACTTTCATTCAAATGAACGCTCTATACCTTCAGATGCCAGaacttttatttctcaaagTCAGGCTAGCCATCAGAATCGTACCACTGCTTTGcaacaatttgtttttcatcaggCATCTGAAGTCCTCAACCATACGGCCAAGCATGTAGACAACACTGAATTTCGTACTATTTTTCCTGAATCACAATGGGCAGACAATCCCAAGAGCTTAGACCCCTTGCCAAGGCAGACAGTAATTAATCCACCACCAAATACATCATCTGCTGTTCAAATTGGAAAcccttctgctttgttttccaccACTCAGTCTAGTGTTCCCAGTCCCAGCAGTACTACTGTTACTCCTTTGCCTACAAGTACTGTCAGACTGAAATCTTATACAACTTCTTTGCTTATAGGTGGTGCCAAACCTAGTACTGTCACCACAACAACCACCTTTATGCTTACTGCAAGAGCTGAACCTGGTATCCCTGCTGCCAGTATTGCTGCTACTCACGTTCTTTCCAGTCCCACAACTTCTGCTTCTACTTCTACAGCCAAGTGGGTGACCTCTAATCCCGTAACAGCCACCAGCTCAGCAGGGCTCAGAAGTTCATCCATCCCTCCTGAGCCAACAGTTGTCTCTACCAATTATACCAGCCGTGTTACCTTTGTCTCTTTTTCAGGTTTTGCTCTGTCTTCTATTGCTTCCCCCATAGCTTCCCAAAACAACCATCAGGATTATGACCCATCTGATTCAGAAGGCAACCTCTCAGAGAATGTTCAGACAAGAAAAGGCTTTGTTCAGCTGGAAGACAAAAGCAGACTTGTAGCGGCTTTACTTTTTGGCGTGATATTCTTGCTGTTAGTTATTGCACTcatggggaagaaaatgcatgaaTCTCTTCAGAAGAGACAATATACCAGGTTAGATTACTTGATCAATGGAATGTATGCTGATGTGTGA
- the MANSC1 gene encoding MANSC domain-containing protein 1 isoform X1, whose protein sequence is MEVRGLPLCLLAVTCAVPALSLGQGCAAQRMDNAIIDINLSLPMGIRGVEPVHISTPEACIHACCLGKKLSGDKKCNFVIFDAQRASTQPNCYLFHCPSTEACLMKRAMGLVSYKIGQDTDALEDTSFKNEDFHSNERSIPSDARTFISQSQASHQNRTTALQQFVFHQASEVLNHTAKHVDNTEFRTIFPESQWADNPKSLDPLPRQTVINPPPNTSSAVQIGNPSALFSTTQSSVPSPSSTTVTPLPTSTVRLKSYTTSLLIGGAKPSTVTTTTTFMLTARAEPGIPAASIAATHVLSSPTTSASTSTAKWVTSNPVTATSSAGLRSSSIPPEPTVVSTNYTSRVTFVSFSGFALSSIASPIASQNNHQDYDPSDSEGNLSENVQTRKGFVQLEDKSRLVAALLFGVIFLLLVIALMGKKMHESLQKRQYTSLSGDRALAQVVESPPWRSSEDACT, encoded by the exons ATGGAGGTACGTGGTCTCCCGCTCTGTCTGCTGGCCGTCACTTGCGCGGTGCCTGCGCTGAGCCTGGGCCAGGGCTGTGCCGCGCAGCGAATGGACAACGCCATCATCGATATAAACTTGTCTCTCCCCATGGGTATCCGAGGTGTGGAACCGGTGCACATTTCAACACCAGAGGCTTGTATACATGCCTGCTGCTTGGGAAAAAAGCTGTCAG GAGACAAGAAATGTAACTTTGTGATTTTTGATGCTCAAAGGGCAAGCACACAGCCAAACTGCTACCTGTTTCATTGCCCTAGCACAGAGGCTTGTCTGATGAAACGTGCAATGGGACTTGTGAGCTACAAGATAGGTCAAG aCACCGATGCCCTGGAGGACACATCCTTCAAAAATGAGGACTTTCATTCAAATGAACGCTCTATACCTTCAGATGCCAGaacttttatttctcaaagTCAGGCTAGCCATCAGAATCGTACCACTGCTTTGcaacaatttgtttttcatcaggCATCTGAAGTCCTCAACCATACGGCCAAGCATGTAGACAACACTGAATTTCGTACTATTTTTCCTGAATCACAATGGGCAGACAATCCCAAGAGCTTAGACCCCTTGCCAAGGCAGACAGTAATTAATCCACCACCAAATACATCATCTGCTGTTCAAATTGGAAAcccttctgctttgttttccaccACTCAGTCTAGTGTTCCCAGTCCCAGCAGTACTACTGTTACTCCTTTGCCTACAAGTACTGTCAGACTGAAATCTTATACAACTTCTTTGCTTATAGGTGGTGCCAAACCTAGTACTGTCACCACAACAACCACCTTTATGCTTACTGCAAGAGCTGAACCTGGTATCCCTGCTGCCAGTATTGCTGCTACTCACGTTCTTTCCAGTCCCACAACTTCTGCTTCTACTTCTACAGCCAAGTGGGTGACCTCTAATCCCGTAACAGCCACCAGCTCAGCAGGGCTCAGAAGTTCATCCATCCCTCCTGAGCCAACAGTTGTCTCTACCAATTATACCAGCCGTGTTACCTTTGTCTCTTTTTCAGGTTTTGCTCTGTCTTCTATTGCTTCCCCCATAGCTTCCCAAAACAACCATCAGGATTATGACCCATCTGATTCAGAAGGCAACCTCTCAGAGAATGTTCAGACAAGAAAAGGCTTTGTTCAGCTGGAAGACAAAAGCAGACTTGTAGCGGCTTTACTTTTTGGCGTGATATTCTTGCTGTTAGTTATTGCACTcatggggaagaaaatgcatgaaTCTCTTCAGAAGAGACAATATACCAG
- the MANSC1 gene encoding MANSC domain-containing protein 1 isoform X3 codes for MEVRGLPLCLLAVTCAVPALSLGQGCAAQRMDNAIIDINLSLPMGIRGVEPVHISTPEACIHACCLGKKLSGDKKCNFVIFDAQRASTQPNCYLFHCPSTEACLMKRAMGLVSYKIGQDTDALEDTSFKNEDFHSNERSIPSDARTFISQSQASHQNRTTALQQFVFHQASEVLNHTAKHVDNTEFRTIFPESQWADNPKSLDPLPRQTVINPPPNTSSAVQIGNPSALFSTTQSSVPSPSSTTVTPLPTSTVRLKSYTTSLLIGGAKPSTVTTTTTFMLTARAEPGIPAASIAATHVLSSPTTSASTSTAKWVTSNPVTATSSAGLRSSSIPPEPTVVSTNYTSRVTFVSFSGFALSSIASPIASQNNHQDYDPSDSEGNLSENVQTRKGFVQLEDKSRLVAALLFGVIFLLLVIALMGKKMHESLQKRQYTRCY; via the exons ATGGAGGTACGTGGTCTCCCGCTCTGTCTGCTGGCCGTCACTTGCGCGGTGCCTGCGCTGAGCCTGGGCCAGGGCTGTGCCGCGCAGCGAATGGACAACGCCATCATCGATATAAACTTGTCTCTCCCCATGGGTATCCGAGGTGTGGAACCGGTGCACATTTCAACACCAGAGGCTTGTATACATGCCTGCTGCTTGGGAAAAAAGCTGTCAG GAGACAAGAAATGTAACTTTGTGATTTTTGATGCTCAAAGGGCAAGCACACAGCCAAACTGCTACCTGTTTCATTGCCCTAGCACAGAGGCTTGTCTGATGAAACGTGCAATGGGACTTGTGAGCTACAAGATAGGTCAAG aCACCGATGCCCTGGAGGACACATCCTTCAAAAATGAGGACTTTCATTCAAATGAACGCTCTATACCTTCAGATGCCAGaacttttatttctcaaagTCAGGCTAGCCATCAGAATCGTACCACTGCTTTGcaacaatttgtttttcatcaggCATCTGAAGTCCTCAACCATACGGCCAAGCATGTAGACAACACTGAATTTCGTACTATTTTTCCTGAATCACAATGGGCAGACAATCCCAAGAGCTTAGACCCCTTGCCAAGGCAGACAGTAATTAATCCACCACCAAATACATCATCTGCTGTTCAAATTGGAAAcccttctgctttgttttccaccACTCAGTCTAGTGTTCCCAGTCCCAGCAGTACTACTGTTACTCCTTTGCCTACAAGTACTGTCAGACTGAAATCTTATACAACTTCTTTGCTTATAGGTGGTGCCAAACCTAGTACTGTCACCACAACAACCACCTTTATGCTTACTGCAAGAGCTGAACCTGGTATCCCTGCTGCCAGTATTGCTGCTACTCACGTTCTTTCCAGTCCCACAACTTCTGCTTCTACTTCTACAGCCAAGTGGGTGACCTCTAATCCCGTAACAGCCACCAGCTCAGCAGGGCTCAGAAGTTCATCCATCCCTCCTGAGCCAACAGTTGTCTCTACCAATTATACCAGCCGTGTTACCTTTGTCTCTTTTTCAGGTTTTGCTCTGTCTTCTATTGCTTCCCCCATAGCTTCCCAAAACAACCATCAGGATTATGACCCATCTGATTCAGAAGGCAACCTCTCAGAGAATGTTCAGACAAGAAAAGGCTTTGTTCAGCTGGAAGACAAAAGCAGACTTGTAGCGGCTTTACTTTTTGGCGTGATATTCTTGCTGTTAGTTATTGCACTcatggggaagaaaatgcatgaaTCTCTTCAGAAGAGACAATATACCAG